TCGACGTCACCTTCTCCGTCGTCATGCCCGCCGGCACGGAGGCCTTCTGCGCGGTGCAGGCGCAGGACGAGCAGCGCTCCATCGTCGGCTGGAAGGTCGTCGAGCTGCCGGCCCAGGACGGCTTCGAGCGCATGGAGACGGTGCGCCTCCGCACCACCGGTCCCGCGGTGACCGGGTTGATCCACAGCTGCTGGCCCGCCTAGAGTGGGGGATTCGCCTCGACGGTTCCGTCGGGGCGTCCGTGCGAGTGCAAGGAGTCCAACGTGGCGCAGGAGCAGGCAGTCACCTGGCTGACCCAGGAGGCGTTCGACCGCCTCAGCAGGGAGCTCGACACCCTCAGCGTGCAGGGCCGCGAGGAGATCGCGAAGAAGATCGAGATCGCCCGCGAGGAGGGCGACCTCAAGGAGAACGGCGGCTACCACGCCGCCAAGGAGGAGCAGGGCAAGATCGAGGCGCGCATCCGCCAGCTCACGCAGCTGCTGCGGACGGCCGAGGTTGGCGACGCCCCCGAGAGCCACGGCGTCGTGGAGCCCGGAACGGTCGTCACCGCGCTCATCGCCGGCGACGAGACGAAGTTCCTGCTCGGCAACCGCGAGATCGCGGGCGACAGCGACCTCGACGTCTACAGCGAGCAGTCGCCGCTCGGCGCCGCCATCATCGGCTGGGAGGTCGGGCAGAAGGGCGCGTACACCGCGCCGAACGGCCGCGAGATCCCCGTCGAGATCCAGGCCGTGGAGAACTACACGCCGTAGGGCGAGCGGCACGATGACGAGGGGCGCGGACCATGTGGTCCGCGCCCCTCCTCGCGTGCGCGTCGCTCAGTCGCGCTGGAGGCGCGGGTCGTAGCCCGCGTCGCGCAGGCGCTGGACGACCTCGCCCGTGTGCTCGGGTCCGCGCGTCTCCACGCTCACCTCGAGCTCGACCTCGCTGATCTGCAGGCCGCGGCCGTGGCGCGTGTGCAGCACCTCGACGACGTTCGCGTTCGCCTCGGAGATGATCTGCGAGGTGCGCGCGAGCTGGCCAGGGCGGTCGGGCAGCATGATCCGCAGCTTCACGTAGCGGTCGCTCGCGGCGAGGCCGCGGCTGATGACGCGCTCCATCATGAGCGGGTCGATGTTGCCGCCCGAGAGGATCACGACGGTGCGGCCGGCGTCCGTCACGAGCCCCGCGAGGATGGCCGCGACGCCCACGGCGCCCGCGGGCTCGACCACGAGCTTCGCGCGCTCGAGGAGCAGCAGCAGGGCGCGCGCGGTGTCGTCGTCCTCGACCGTGACGACCTCGTCGACGCTCTCGCGGATGATGTCGAAGTTGAGCAGGCCGGGCTTCGCGACCGCGATGCCGTCGGCGATGGTCGGCGTGATCTCGATCTCGGTCGCGCGGCCCGCGGCGAGGGACGGCGGGTAGGCGGCGGCGTTGCGCGCCTGGACGCCGACGACGCGGATCGTGCGTCCCTCCTCGGCGGCGCGCAGCTTGAGCGCGGTCGCGACGCCGGAGATCAGCCCGCCGCCGCCGATCGGGACGACGACGGTCTCCACGTCGGGCGTCTGGTCGAGGATCTCGAGGCCGAGCGTTGCCTGGCCCGTGATGACGTCCTCGTGGTCGAACGGCGGGATGAGCACGGCGCCCGTCTGCGCGGCGAACTCGGCGGCGGCGAGGAGCGGCTCGGCGACCGTGTGCCCGCGCAGGATGACCTCGGCGCCGTACTGGCGGGTGGCCTGCAGCTTGGGGAGCGCGACGCCCACGGGCATGAAGATCGTGGCGCGGATCCCGAGCTCGCGCGCCGCGAACGCCACGCCCTGCGCGTGGTTGCCGGCCGACGCGGCCACGACGCCGCGCGCCTTCTCCTCGTCGGTGAGGCGCGAGATGCGGTTGTAGGCGCCGCGGATCTTGTACGAGCCGGTGCGCTGCAGGTTCTCGCACTTCAGGTGCACGGGGCTGCCGAGGATCTCCGCGAGGAACCGCGAGGACTCCATCGGCGTCACCTCGGCGACGCGGCTGACGACCTGGCGGGCTGCCTCGATGCGCGCGAGCGTGGGCGCGGATCCGCGGGGCAGCTCCCCGGCGAGCGCCGCGGCGTCCTCCCCCAGCTGCGACGGGTCGAGCTCGTCGCCGACGGCGCGCAGGTGCGGCAGGTCGGCGTGCGGCGCGGCGGCAGCCTCTTCGGCGGGGGTCCGGGCGGGTGCGGCGTCGGTCATCGGGTGGGCTTCCTCGGGTTCGGGCGGCGGGTGGCGTGCGCGGCGTCGGCGGGGACCGCGGGAGGCGGCGGCTCGGGCTGCCCCCGCCACGCCCCGCTGGCGACGTGCTTGACCATGGAGTTGAGGGTCGCGACGAGCGGCACGGCGAAGAAGGTGCCCGCGATGCCGGCGACCATGCCGCCGGCCGCCACCGAGAGCACGACCGCGAGCGGATGCACCTTGACGACCGAGCCCATGATGAGCGGCTGGAGGACGTGGCCCTCGACCTGCTGCACGAGGAGCACGATGCCGACCATG
This genomic interval from Clavibacter michiganensis contains the following:
- the greA gene encoding transcription elongation factor GreA; this translates as MAQEQAVTWLTQEAFDRLSRELDTLSVQGREEIAKKIEIAREEGDLKENGGYHAAKEEQGKIEARIRQLTQLLRTAEVGDAPESHGVVEPGTVVTALIAGDETKFLLGNREIAGDSDLDVYSEQSPLGAAIIGWEVGQKGAYTAPNGREIPVEIQAVENYTP
- the ilvA gene encoding threonine ammonia-lyase; translated protein: MTDAAPARTPAEEAAAAPHADLPHLRAVGDELDPSQLGEDAAALAGELPRGSAPTLARIEAARQVVSRVAEVTPMESSRFLAEILGSPVHLKCENLQRTGSYKIRGAYNRISRLTDEEKARGVVAASAGNHAQGVAFAARELGIRATIFMPVGVALPKLQATRQYGAEVILRGHTVAEPLLAAAEFAAQTGAVLIPPFDHEDVITGQATLGLEILDQTPDVETVVVPIGGGGLISGVATALKLRAAEEGRTIRVVGVQARNAAAYPPSLAAGRATEIEITPTIADGIAVAKPGLLNFDIIRESVDEVVTVEDDDTARALLLLLERAKLVVEPAGAVGVAAILAGLVTDAGRTVVILSGGNIDPLMMERVISRGLAASDRYVKLRIMLPDRPGQLARTSQIISEANANVVEVLHTRHGRGLQISEVELEVSVETRGPEHTGEVVQRLRDAGYDPRLQRD